The Argopecten irradians isolate NY chromosome 4, Ai_NY, whole genome shotgun sequence genome has a window encoding:
- the LOC138320706 gene encoding protein lev-9-like isoform X1, whose amino-acid sequence MELLRGLCLLSFMLIFTHGSEDCPRRVDKTNGRTCKKKCQNGSCVSPRKDCLCDGACGKSCILRNMKCTSLQKRITHGSVQIVPYNMFGAVARYSCDEGYEISGGAMRVCQGDGNWSGEEPQCIVSSEVTTNTECGPPPVVHNAKHDREPWRMSYEQGVMLQYECDPGFTSNRGSIFRAWCVRSGWVGPNMTCSHAGCPLNNTSIENGGIIPPTQITTGAKLQYFCKPGFFLAGREERECLADGTWGGREPSCEKVTCGPPPIVEHAIIMDIETGGTFSSGQQLTYACDQGYDMVGDPRAMCNSDGDWTWQGTRLICRPINCGFPGHLINGRQTGKRFFYGDTVRFNCNEGYELIGQRTRTCEGNGKWSGFLPKCLAVECPVLRAPLEGIMVGSGNAFGTALRFECNQGFQLSGSVQRRCQADKSWSGEPVLCQARSPGSYRNKNLNSRWDSPNQVNCRWPEPFYNGYVLGETTSVGSELFFSCSVRTNFDGISLSTRCLPNGEWSSPPPTCWGQCEVPMILNASLEKYREGEWVRSGDYLEYQCKNGLVPDNTNHVRCHNGTWTSMPRCVPAACPRPPPHVDYGLRVFDGLRHNSRAKYICRNGFRLRGMPSDNSFLTCKFGLWTGGRPVCEEFYCPNPGTIANGKIYKNGLRAIFDFRHYIKTIRHGDRILFKCKEGFVLEGPSGATCVNGQWRPPISDPDHKCKPATHAPFPKLWIPLEEMPET is encoded by the exons ATATGAAATGTACGTCCCTACAGAAGCGGATCACCCACGGATCTGTCCAGATCGTCCCCTATAATATGTTCGGCGCCGTGGCTCGCTACTCCTGTGATGAGGGGTACGAGATCAGCGGCGGGGCTATGCGCGTTTGTCAGGGCGATGGCAATTGGAGCGGTGAAGAGCCACAATGTATCGTCAGTTCAGAGGTCacaa CGAATACAGAATGTGGTCCTCCTCCGGTAGTACACAATGCCAAGCATGACCGTGAACCGTGGCGGATGTCGTATGAACAGGGAGTGATGTTACAGTACGAATGTGATCCGGGCTTCACGTCCAATAGGGGAAGTATTTTCCGGGCCTGGTGTGTCCGGAGCGGCTGGGTCGGACCAAACATGACGTGTAGTC ACGCCGGATGCCCTCTGAACAATACATCCATAGAAAATGGCGGGATAATTCCCCCTACTCAGATCACAACAGGCGCCAAACTGCAATACTTCTGCAAACCTGGCTTTTTCTTAGCCGGGCGGGAAGAACGCGAGTGTCTAGCGGACGGCACATGGGGTGGCCGTGAGCCGAGTTGTGAAAAAG TGACATGTGGACCCCCGCCAATAGTCGAACACGCTATCATCATGGATATCGAGACAGGAGGCACATTTTCATCCGGACAACAACTGACGTATGCCTGCGACCAAGGATATGACATGGTAGGCGATCCGAGGGCAATGTGTAACTCGGACGGTGATTGGACCTGGCAAGGAACAAGACTTATTTGTAGAC CCATCAACTGTGGGTTCCCAGGCCACCTGATAAACGGCCGACAGACCGGTAAACGCTTCTTCTACGGGGATACAGTGCGATTTAACTGTAACGAGGGATACGAACTGATCGGCCAAAGGACCCGGACATGTGAGGGAAACGGAAAGTGGTCGGGATTTCTACCAAAGTGTTTAG CTGTAGAATGTCCAGTGTTGCGAGCACCGCTTGAGGGTATTATGGTGGGTTCCGGGAACGCATTCGGAACGGCATTACGGTTCGAGTGTAATCAGGGATTCCAACTGTCGGGCTCTGTGCAGAGGCGGTGTCAGGCTGATAAGTCGTGGAGTGGCGAACCCGTCCTCTGTCAAG CACGCTCTCCAGGTAGCTATCGAAACAAAAACTTGAACTCGAGATGGGACTCGCCCAATC AGGTAAACTGTCGTTGGCCCGAACCTTTCTACAATGGCTACGTCTTAGGCGAAACAACGAGCGTCGGCTCAGAACTTTTCTTCAG TTGCAGTGTCCGTACCAATTTTGACGGGATCTCGCTGTCAACAAGATGCTTACCAAATGGCGAATGGTCTTCCCCACCACCAACTTGTTGGG GGCAATGTGAGGTTCCTATGATACTAAATGCATCTTTGGAGAAGTACAGAGAGGGTGAATGGGTGCGGAGTGGCGACTATCTGGAATATCAATGTAAAAATGGCCTCGTTCCTGATAACACTAACCATGTGAGGTGTCACAACGGAACATGGACTTCAATGCCACGATGTGTTCCCG CGGCGTGTCCCCGGCCCCCGCCCCACGTGGACTATGGTCTTAGAGTGTTTGACGGTTTACGACATAACAGCAGGGCTAAATACATCTGTAGGAACGGTTTCCGTCTCCGAGGGATGCCGTCTGACAACTCCTTCCTCACCTGTAAATTTGGTTTATGGACGGGAGGACGCCCAGTCTGTGAGGAAT TTTATTGTCCAAACCCTGGCACGATTGCGAATGGAAAAATTTACAAGAATGGTCTTCGGGCTATATTTGATTTCCGACATTACATAAAAACCATCCGACATGGAGACCGGATTCTATTCAAATGTAAGGAGGGCTTCGTGTTAGAAGGACCAAGTGGCGCCACCTGTGTCAACGGACAGTGGCGCCCTCCCATAAGTGACCCGGATCACAAATGTAAACCCGCCACGCATGCGCCGTTCCCAAAGCTGTGGATACCACTAGAGGAAATGCCCGAAACGTAG
- the LOC138322113 gene encoding uncharacterized protein encodes MSPKDDPDVCSKKKFRRRTHMRNADFQSDSSISYCTETSSRQKYKPISRAVSMWMLVSILCIVTQSLLVEGRYVDVEKIERQAVGPNPSCFDNITDCQSYIEHDATICSPDSPFFGWTTTHCQSSCNVCQGGPTTTPPPCIDKLDYCDGFGLPQACLDFPKWAEEKCRRSCGVCTGGPTTTPPLCVDTLTTCGTFHIPEDCLAYPKWAKESCRFTCKVCTVLEPPTIKPVGRK; translated from the exons ATGTCGCCCAAGGACGATCCAGATGTCTGTTCGAAAAAGAAGTTCCGACGCAGAACACACATGCGCAATGCCGATTTCCAAT CTGATAGCAGTATATCGTACTGCACTGAGACATCAAGCCGACAAAAATATAAACCG ATCAGCAGGGCAGTAAGTATGTGGATGCTTGTTTCAATTCTGTGTATAGTTACACAATCCTTATTGGTTGAG GGTAGATATGTCGACGTCGAAAAAATTGAAAGACAAGCCGTAG GTCCGAATCCTTCGTGCTTCGACAACATCACCGACTGTCAGTCTTATATTGAACATGATGCCACAATTTGTAGCCCTGACTCTCCCTTTTTTGGCTGGACAACCACACACTGCCAGAGCTCCTGTAACGTGTGTCAAG GTGGGCCCACCACTACGCCACCACCCTGTATAGATAAACTAGACTACTGTGACGGGTTTGGACTGCCACAAGCATGTCTCGATTTCCCGAAGTGGGCGGAGGAGAAATGTCGCCGATCATGTGGGGTCTGTACTG GTGGACCAACAACAACTCCGCCCCTGTGTGTCGATACCCTGACCACGTGCGGCACATTTCATATTCCAGAGGATTGTTTGGCCTACCCGAAATGGGCCAAAGAAAGTTGTAGATTTACATGCAAAGTATGCACAG TACTTGAACCGCCTACGATAAAACCGGTCGGCAGGAAGTGA
- the LOC138320708 gene encoding uncharacterized protein yields the protein MSATTSNKQKLRGRRKSKMSGKTNQNDCCETNEEVIQGASVTCDDTVNKPDPEKAVTVQDERSDVACSQKIVPTFKKLKRTRQMERKVCPIESSNHPHKRLKSARGSNKKSNQIVTTVQVHNEDKCGKVQPYTDPSNPGQFSRTEQQPGNSESVVKSKLQKRSVTQGQDGKVETPMTDFLKLKQVEEQNDQVKSLANEKLLQSGVRNVKELCLQSQNQLLETESDVIKKTKNSDKMSDNRSQSKDKDKDIGDDELVYSGCLGAENTREPGRKMESKQGLIEEHVSAGHSIGAVTSEDNFSDEQNRNGPECLSLSKRRAEERSIIPNKEKYRNENTKNGGKDHQTTYDNPNYVNILSNSLSDSFVPKIGQISKTLTSSIPALKVIAAIVVEQYKLEELSQEGTDQVKQDSSVVEEDLVSEPRCQKDCTTKDTWEMASCDLGSYKLSVTVNNKKCIDTGKETNTCIANLTSDGGREAAVSNILLEHKTDRGSEADTFSRPSSAGEEGEEISDSQLCAITTMDWTEEPLGPYGDTAGSPGATSPAPSTNIPDGTSIVKGLIREVSQLNMMLLRAKREIQTANQRRQPNNDNKTNMWTKK from the exons ATGTCTGCTACTACTTCAAACAAACAGAAGCTAAGGGGAAGAAGAAAGTCCAAGATGTCCGGGAAAACAAATCAGAATG ACTGCTGTGAGACAAACGAGGAGGTGATTCAAGGAGCATCGGTCACATGTGATGATACTGTGAATAAGCCAGATCCAGAAAAGGCAGTTACAGTGCAGGATGAAAG GTCTGATGTTGCATGTTCCCAGAAGATTGTTCCAACTTTCAAGAAGCTAAAAAGGACCAGACAAATGGAAAGGAAGGT GTGTCCAATTGAAAGCAGTAATCATCCACACAAACGTTTAAAATCAGCAAGAGGGAGTAACAAGAAATCAAACCAAATTGTTACCACTGTACAAGTACATAACGAGGACAAGTGTGGAAAAGTACAACCTTACACTGACCCTAGTAACCCCGGTCAGTTTAGTAGGACAGAACAGCAAC CTGGAAACTCAGAAAGTGTCGTCAAATCTAAATTACAGAAGAGATCTGTTACCCAGGGTCAAGATGGGAAGGTAGAAACACCTATGACAGATTTTCTGAAATTAAAGCAAGTAGAAGAGCAAAATGATCAGGTCAAGAGTCTggcaaatgaaaaattattacaGAGTGGGGTGAGAAATGTAAAGGAACTTTGTCTCCAAAGTCAAAATCAACTTCTGGAAACTGAATCTGATGTTATCAAGAAGACAAAAAACTCTGACAAAATGTCTGACAACAGATCTCAGAGTAAGGACAAAGACAAGGACATTGGGGATGATGAGTTAGTATATTCTGGCTGCCTTGGAGCAGAGAATACAAGAGAACCCGGTAGGAAAATGGAATCAAAACAAGGTCTGATAGAGGAACATGTCAGTGCTGGACATTCCATAGGTGCAGTTACATCTGAGGATAACTTCAGTGATGAGCAAAACCGCAATGGTCCAGAATGTCTTTCTTTATCAAAGAGGAGAGCAGAGGAACGTAGCATAATtccaaacaaagaaaaatacagaaatgaGAACACAAAAAATGGTGGTAAAGATCATCAAACTACTTATGATAATCCAAATTATGTGAATATATTAAGCAATAGTTTATCTGATTCTTTCGTGCCCAAAATTGGGCAAATCAGTAAGACTCTTACATCAAGCATCCCAGCTCTCAAGGTCATCGCAGCAATCGTTGTAGAACAGTACAAGTTAGAGGAATTGTCACAGGAAGGAACTGACCAAGTCAAGCAAGACTCCAGTGTAGTTGAGGAGGACTTAGTGTCAGAACCCAGATGTCAGAAGGATTGTACAACAAAGGATACTTGGGAGATGGCATCTTGTGACTTGGGATCATACAAACTATCTGTTACTG TGAATAACAAGAAGTGTATAGACACAGGTAAAGAAACCAACACCTGCATTGCTAATCTTACATCAGATGGAGGAAGGGAAGCAGCCGTCTCCAATATTTTGTTAGAACATAAAACAGATAGAGGTTCTGAGGCGGACACATTTTCCAGACCTTCATCAGCAGGTGAAGAGGGTGAGGAGATCTCCGACTCCCAGCTGTGTGCAATCACTACTATGGACTGGACTGAGGAGCCCCTAGGACCATATgg GGACACCGCTGGAAGCCCTGGTGCTACATCACCAGCACCCTCAACTAATATACCTGATGGTACATCGATTGTCAAAGGCCTGATCAGAGAAGTGTCCCAACTCAA
- the LOC138320706 gene encoding protein lev-9-like isoform X2 codes for MELLRGLCLLSFMLIFTHGSEDCPRRVDKTNGRTCKKKCQNGSCVSPRKDCLCDGACGKSCILRNMKCTSLQKRITHGSVQIVPYNMFGAVARYSCDEGYEISGGAMRVCQGDGNWSGEEPQCIVSSEVTTNTECGPPPVVHNAKHDREPWRMSYEQGVMLQYECDPGFTSNRGSIFRAWCVRSGWVGPNMTCSHAGCPLNNTSIENGGIIPPTQITTGAKLQYFCKPGFFLAGREERECLADGTWGGREPSCEKVTCGPPPIVEHAIIMDIETGGTFSSGQQLTYACDQGYDMVGDPRAMCNSDGDWTWQGTRLICRPINCGFPGHLINGRQTGKRFFYGDTVRFNCNEGYELIGQRTRTCEGNGKWSGFLPKCLAVECPVLRAPLEGIMVGSGNAFGTALRFECNQGFQLSGSVQRRCQADKSWSGEPVLCQEVNCRWPEPFYNGYVLGETTSVGSELFFSCSVRTNFDGISLSTRCLPNGEWSSPPPTCWGQCEVPMILNASLEKYREGEWVRSGDYLEYQCKNGLVPDNTNHVRCHNGTWTSMPRCVPAACPRPPPHVDYGLRVFDGLRHNSRAKYICRNGFRLRGMPSDNSFLTCKFGLWTGGRPVCEEFYCPNPGTIANGKIYKNGLRAIFDFRHYIKTIRHGDRILFKCKEGFVLEGPSGATCVNGQWRPPISDPDHKCKPATHAPFPKLWIPLEEMPET; via the exons ATATGAAATGTACGTCCCTACAGAAGCGGATCACCCACGGATCTGTCCAGATCGTCCCCTATAATATGTTCGGCGCCGTGGCTCGCTACTCCTGTGATGAGGGGTACGAGATCAGCGGCGGGGCTATGCGCGTTTGTCAGGGCGATGGCAATTGGAGCGGTGAAGAGCCACAATGTATCGTCAGTTCAGAGGTCacaa CGAATACAGAATGTGGTCCTCCTCCGGTAGTACACAATGCCAAGCATGACCGTGAACCGTGGCGGATGTCGTATGAACAGGGAGTGATGTTACAGTACGAATGTGATCCGGGCTTCACGTCCAATAGGGGAAGTATTTTCCGGGCCTGGTGTGTCCGGAGCGGCTGGGTCGGACCAAACATGACGTGTAGTC ACGCCGGATGCCCTCTGAACAATACATCCATAGAAAATGGCGGGATAATTCCCCCTACTCAGATCACAACAGGCGCCAAACTGCAATACTTCTGCAAACCTGGCTTTTTCTTAGCCGGGCGGGAAGAACGCGAGTGTCTAGCGGACGGCACATGGGGTGGCCGTGAGCCGAGTTGTGAAAAAG TGACATGTGGACCCCCGCCAATAGTCGAACACGCTATCATCATGGATATCGAGACAGGAGGCACATTTTCATCCGGACAACAACTGACGTATGCCTGCGACCAAGGATATGACATGGTAGGCGATCCGAGGGCAATGTGTAACTCGGACGGTGATTGGACCTGGCAAGGAACAAGACTTATTTGTAGAC CCATCAACTGTGGGTTCCCAGGCCACCTGATAAACGGCCGACAGACCGGTAAACGCTTCTTCTACGGGGATACAGTGCGATTTAACTGTAACGAGGGATACGAACTGATCGGCCAAAGGACCCGGACATGTGAGGGAAACGGAAAGTGGTCGGGATTTCTACCAAAGTGTTTAG CTGTAGAATGTCCAGTGTTGCGAGCACCGCTTGAGGGTATTATGGTGGGTTCCGGGAACGCATTCGGAACGGCATTACGGTTCGAGTGTAATCAGGGATTCCAACTGTCGGGCTCTGTGCAGAGGCGGTGTCAGGCTGATAAGTCGTGGAGTGGCGAACCCGTCCTCTGTCAAG AGGTAAACTGTCGTTGGCCCGAACCTTTCTACAATGGCTACGTCTTAGGCGAAACAACGAGCGTCGGCTCAGAACTTTTCTTCAG TTGCAGTGTCCGTACCAATTTTGACGGGATCTCGCTGTCAACAAGATGCTTACCAAATGGCGAATGGTCTTCCCCACCACCAACTTGTTGGG GGCAATGTGAGGTTCCTATGATACTAAATGCATCTTTGGAGAAGTACAGAGAGGGTGAATGGGTGCGGAGTGGCGACTATCTGGAATATCAATGTAAAAATGGCCTCGTTCCTGATAACACTAACCATGTGAGGTGTCACAACGGAACATGGACTTCAATGCCACGATGTGTTCCCG CGGCGTGTCCCCGGCCCCCGCCCCACGTGGACTATGGTCTTAGAGTGTTTGACGGTTTACGACATAACAGCAGGGCTAAATACATCTGTAGGAACGGTTTCCGTCTCCGAGGGATGCCGTCTGACAACTCCTTCCTCACCTGTAAATTTGGTTTATGGACGGGAGGACGCCCAGTCTGTGAGGAAT TTTATTGTCCAAACCCTGGCACGATTGCGAATGGAAAAATTTACAAGAATGGTCTTCGGGCTATATTTGATTTCCGACATTACATAAAAACCATCCGACATGGAGACCGGATTCTATTCAAATGTAAGGAGGGCTTCGTGTTAGAAGGACCAAGTGGCGCCACCTGTGTCAACGGACAGTGGCGCCCTCCCATAAGTGACCCGGATCACAAATGTAAACCCGCCACGCATGCGCCGTTCCCAAAGCTGTGGATACCACTAGAGGAAATGCCCGAAACGTAG